One part of the Hydra vulgaris chromosome 01, alternate assembly HydraT2T_AEP genome encodes these proteins:
- the LOC136075194 gene encoding uncharacterized protein LOC136075194 isoform X3 — MYKQVGYEDSKTENLFSRKKLLCEIQDYFLQDANEPTLVLYGMSGVGKTHIARKYCEISYNFYKNVVWIDAAYAILQTSMRNQCQILGIEVHDSKGDYLNIKVIIEKIHNYYKNEKTLYVFDNVDDESVKNLSMYISRKPNSFTLITSQWRTWSNNVNKMLVDIFSSEEAFAYVKHNTRENSDENIRNLIKELGYHPFAITQALKYINIHKISIEKYIDRYRSTPAEILDNNNFPTEEESKSAIKAINLVLIKLKKNKPFLLKILNCLSHCDGQNISKQFITQISNQIETNDESLIDEAIGLLMSYSLLNCFDDKIYTMHELTQLTCKCFQKRNSSTNIYLDLIENYFNVELKDVKVHIDYGNHFVFHFIYMFRTNGLRFSETFHHMTTSIQKLLLCKGLFEEAIEILKAVQSFNTETYGENNTITLDTRHNIASCLQDKGKYNEALEIYYSVDKIKTEILGINDPSTMTTKHNIAFCLNKMGKYKEALEIYESIDEMQTKILGLNHPSTMTTKHNIALCLDNMGKFNEALEIYYSVDIIETEVLGINHPSAMITKHNIASCLNKMGKYNEALEIFNSVDKKKTKILGINHPSTMATKHCIAFCLNKMGKYNEALEIYYSVDKIRTEILGINHPDTMATKHNIAQCLNNMGKYNEALEIYYSVDKIQTEILGINHPSTMTTKRSIAICLNNLKKKQASCLII, encoded by the exons ATGTATAAACAGGTTGGTTATGAAGACAGCAAAACAG aaaatttattttcacgcAAGAAACTACTTTGTGAAattcaagattattttttacaagatGCAAACGAGCCAACTTTAGTATTATATGGAATGTCGGGTGTCGGAAAGACACATATCGCCAGAAAATATTGTGAAATATCGTATAACTTCTATAAAAACGTTGTTTGGATTGACGCAGCATATGCGATATTACAAACTTCAATGAGAAACCAATGTCAAATATTAGGTATCGAGGTTCATGATTCGAAAGGagattatttgaatataaaagtgattattgaaaaaattcacaactattataaaaatgaaaaaactttatatgtttttgaCAATGTCGACGATGaaagtgttaaaaatttatcaatgtaCATTTCAAGAAAACCAAATTCATTCACGTTGATTACCTCCCAATGGAGAACGTGGtcaaataatgtaaataaaatgctagttgatattttttcttctgaagAAGCATTCGCGTATGTAAAACATAATACTAGAGAAAACAGCGACGAGAACATAAGAAACTTAATTAAAGAACTTGGTTATCATCCGTTTGCAATTACTCAGgcactaaaatatataaatatacataaaatttcgATAGAAAAATACATAGATCGATATAGATCAACACCAGCAGAAATATTAGACAATAATAACTTTCCGACCGAAGAAGAATCGAAGTCTGCAATAAAAGCAAttaacttagttttaataaaattaaagaaaaataaaccttttctattaaaaatattaaactgtttatcTCATTGCGACGGTCAAAACATCAGTAAACAGTTTATAACACAAATCTCAAATCAAATTGAAACAAACGATGAATCTTTAATAGATGAAGCTATTGGATTACTAATGAGTTATTCTTTACTAAACTgttttgatgataaaatatACACAATGCACGAACTTACACAGTTAACATGTAAATGCTTTCAAAAGAGAAATTCAAGCACAAATATATATCTTGATTTaatcgaaaattattttaacgtTGAATTGAAAGATGTAAAAGTTCACATAGATTACggaaatcattttgtttttcattttatctatATGTTTCGCACTAACGGATTAAGATTTTCGGAAACATTTCATCATATGACGACttctattcaaaaattattattatgtaaaggTTTATTTGAAGAAgcaattgaaatattaaaagctGTACAAAGTTTTAATACAGAAACTTATGGTGAAAATAATACAATCACGCTTGATACAAGACATAATATCGCAAGCTGTTTGCAAGATaagggaaaatataacgaagctttagaaatttattattctgttgataaaataaaaactgaaattttaggtatcaacgaTCCGtctacaatgacaacaaaacataatatcgcatTCTGTTTAAACAAAATGGGAAAATATAaggaagctttagaaatttatgaGTCTATTGATGAAATGCAAACTAAAATCTTAGGTTTAAACCATCCAtctacaatgacaacaaaacataatatcgcactCTGTTTGGACAATATGGGAAAAtttaacgaagctttagaaatttattattctgttgatataATAGAAACTGAAGTTTTAGGTATCAATCATCCATCTGCAATgataacaaaacataatatcgcaagctgtttaaataaaatgggaaaatataacgaagcgttagaaatttttaattctgttgataaaaaaaaaactaaaattttaggtatcaaccatccgtctACAATGGCAACAAAACATTGTATCGCATTCTGTTTGAACaaaatgggaaaatataacgaagctttagaaatttattattctgttgataaaatacgaactgaaattttaggtatcaaccatccggaTACAATggcaacaaaacataatatcgcacaATGTTTGAacaatatgggaaaatataacgaagctttagaaatttattattctgttgataaaatacaaactgaaattttaggtatcaaccatccgtctacaatgacaacaaaacgTAGTATCGCAATctgtttgaataatttaaaaaaaaagcaagcgagttgtttaattatttga
- the LOC136075194 gene encoding uncharacterized protein LOC136075194 isoform X2: protein MYKQVGYEDSKTGIQSFSENLFSRKKLLCEIQDYFLQDANEPTLVLYGMSGVGKTHIARKYCEISYNFYKNVVWIDAAYAILQTSMRNQCQILGIEVHDSKGDYLNIKVIIEKIHNYYKNEKTLYVFDNVDDESVKNLSMYISRKPNSFTLITSQWRTWSNNVNKMLVDIFSSEEAFAYVKHNTRENSDENIRNLIKELGYHPFAITQALKYINIHKISIEKYIDRYRSTPAEILDNNNFPTEEESKSAIKAINLVLIKLKKNKPFLLKILNCLSHCDGQNISKQFITQISNQIETNDESLIDEAIGLLMSYSLLNCFDDKIYTMHELTQLTCKCFQKRNSSTNIYLDLIENYFNVELKDVKVHIDYGNHFVFHFIYMFRTNGLRFSETFHHMTTSIQKLLLCKGLFEEAIEILKAVQSFNTETYGENNTITLDTRHNIASCLQDKGKYNEALEIYYSVDKIKTEILGINDPSTMTTKHNIAFCLNKMGKYKEALEIYESIDEMQTKILGLNHPSTMTTKHNIALCLDNMGKFNEALEIYYSVDIIETEVLGINHPSAMITKHNIASCLNKMGKYNEALEIFNSVDKKKTKILGINHPSTMATKHCIAFCLNKMGKYNEALEIYYSVDKIRTEILGINHPDTMATKHNIAQCLNNMGKYNEALEIYYSVDKIQTEILGINHPSTMTTKRSIAICLNNLKKKQASCLII from the exons ATGTATAAACAGGTTGGTTATGAAGACAGCAAAACAG GTATTCAatctttttcagaaaatttattttcacgcAAGAAACTACTTTGTGAAattcaagattattttttacaagatGCAAACGAGCCAACTTTAGTATTATATGGAATGTCGGGTGTCGGAAAGACACATATCGCCAGAAAATATTGTGAAATATCGTATAACTTCTATAAAAACGTTGTTTGGATTGACGCAGCATATGCGATATTACAAACTTCAATGAGAAACCAATGTCAAATATTAGGTATCGAGGTTCATGATTCGAAAGGagattatttgaatataaaagtgattattgaaaaaattcacaactattataaaaatgaaaaaactttatatgtttttgaCAATGTCGACGATGaaagtgttaaaaatttatcaatgtaCATTTCAAGAAAACCAAATTCATTCACGTTGATTACCTCCCAATGGAGAACGTGGtcaaataatgtaaataaaatgctagttgatattttttcttctgaagAAGCATTCGCGTATGTAAAACATAATACTAGAGAAAACAGCGACGAGAACATAAGAAACTTAATTAAAGAACTTGGTTATCATCCGTTTGCAATTACTCAGgcactaaaatatataaatatacataaaatttcgATAGAAAAATACATAGATCGATATAGATCAACACCAGCAGAAATATTAGACAATAATAACTTTCCGACCGAAGAAGAATCGAAGTCTGCAATAAAAGCAAttaacttagttttaataaaattaaagaaaaataaaccttttctattaaaaatattaaactgtttatcTCATTGCGACGGTCAAAACATCAGTAAACAGTTTATAACACAAATCTCAAATCAAATTGAAACAAACGATGAATCTTTAATAGATGAAGCTATTGGATTACTAATGAGTTATTCTTTACTAAACTgttttgatgataaaatatACACAATGCACGAACTTACACAGTTAACATGTAAATGCTTTCAAAAGAGAAATTCAAGCACAAATATATATCTTGATTTaatcgaaaattattttaacgtTGAATTGAAAGATGTAAAAGTTCACATAGATTACggaaatcattttgtttttcattttatctatATGTTTCGCACTAACGGATTAAGATTTTCGGAAACATTTCATCATATGACGACttctattcaaaaattattattatgtaaaggTTTATTTGAAGAAgcaattgaaatattaaaagctGTACAAAGTTTTAATACAGAAACTTATGGTGAAAATAATACAATCACGCTTGATACAAGACATAATATCGCAAGCTGTTTGCAAGATaagggaaaatataacgaagctttagaaatttattattctgttgataaaataaaaactgaaattttaggtatcaacgaTCCGtctacaatgacaacaaaacataatatcgcatTCTGTTTAAACAAAATGGGAAAATATAaggaagctttagaaatttatgaGTCTATTGATGAAATGCAAACTAAAATCTTAGGTTTAAACCATCCAtctacaatgacaacaaaacataatatcgcactCTGTTTGGACAATATGGGAAAAtttaacgaagctttagaaatttattattctgttgatataATAGAAACTGAAGTTTTAGGTATCAATCATCCATCTGCAATgataacaaaacataatatcgcaagctgtttaaataaaatgggaaaatataacgaagcgttagaaatttttaattctgttgataaaaaaaaaactaaaattttaggtatcaaccatccgtctACAATGGCAACAAAACATTGTATCGCATTCTGTTTGAACaaaatgggaaaatataacgaagctttagaaatttattattctgttgataaaatacgaactgaaattttaggtatcaaccatccggaTACAATggcaacaaaacataatatcgcacaATGTTTGAacaatatgggaaaatataacgaagctttagaaatttattattctgttgataaaatacaaactgaaattttaggtatcaaccatccgtctacaatgacaacaaaacgTAGTATCGCAATctgtttgaataatttaaaaaaaaagcaagcgagttgtttaattatttga
- the LOC136075194 gene encoding uncharacterized protein LOC136075194 isoform X1, with protein sequence MTSNQEDCHKFSCFTGIQSFSENLFSRKKLLCEIQDYFLQDANEPTLVLYGMSGVGKTHIARKYCEISYNFYKNVVWIDAAYAILQTSMRNQCQILGIEVHDSKGDYLNIKVIIEKIHNYYKNEKTLYVFDNVDDESVKNLSMYISRKPNSFTLITSQWRTWSNNVNKMLVDIFSSEEAFAYVKHNTRENSDENIRNLIKELGYHPFAITQALKYINIHKISIEKYIDRYRSTPAEILDNNNFPTEEESKSAIKAINLVLIKLKKNKPFLLKILNCLSHCDGQNISKQFITQISNQIETNDESLIDEAIGLLMSYSLLNCFDDKIYTMHELTQLTCKCFQKRNSSTNIYLDLIENYFNVELKDVKVHIDYGNHFVFHFIYMFRTNGLRFSETFHHMTTSIQKLLLCKGLFEEAIEILKAVQSFNTETYGENNTITLDTRHNIASCLQDKGKYNEALEIYYSVDKIKTEILGINDPSTMTTKHNIAFCLNKMGKYKEALEIYESIDEMQTKILGLNHPSTMTTKHNIALCLDNMGKFNEALEIYYSVDIIETEVLGINHPSAMITKHNIASCLNKMGKYNEALEIFNSVDKKKTKILGINHPSTMATKHCIAFCLNKMGKYNEALEIYYSVDKIRTEILGINHPDTMATKHNIAQCLNNMGKYNEALEIYYSVDKIQTEILGINHPSTMTTKRSIAICLNNLKKKQASCLII encoded by the exons ATGACATCAAATCAAGAAGATTGCcataaatttagttgttttacgg GTATTCAatctttttcagaaaatttattttcacgcAAGAAACTACTTTGTGAAattcaagattattttttacaagatGCAAACGAGCCAACTTTAGTATTATATGGAATGTCGGGTGTCGGAAAGACACATATCGCCAGAAAATATTGTGAAATATCGTATAACTTCTATAAAAACGTTGTTTGGATTGACGCAGCATATGCGATATTACAAACTTCAATGAGAAACCAATGTCAAATATTAGGTATCGAGGTTCATGATTCGAAAGGagattatttgaatataaaagtgattattgaaaaaattcacaactattataaaaatgaaaaaactttatatgtttttgaCAATGTCGACGATGaaagtgttaaaaatttatcaatgtaCATTTCAAGAAAACCAAATTCATTCACGTTGATTACCTCCCAATGGAGAACGTGGtcaaataatgtaaataaaatgctagttgatattttttcttctgaagAAGCATTCGCGTATGTAAAACATAATACTAGAGAAAACAGCGACGAGAACATAAGAAACTTAATTAAAGAACTTGGTTATCATCCGTTTGCAATTACTCAGgcactaaaatatataaatatacataaaatttcgATAGAAAAATACATAGATCGATATAGATCAACACCAGCAGAAATATTAGACAATAATAACTTTCCGACCGAAGAAGAATCGAAGTCTGCAATAAAAGCAAttaacttagttttaataaaattaaagaaaaataaaccttttctattaaaaatattaaactgtttatcTCATTGCGACGGTCAAAACATCAGTAAACAGTTTATAACACAAATCTCAAATCAAATTGAAACAAACGATGAATCTTTAATAGATGAAGCTATTGGATTACTAATGAGTTATTCTTTACTAAACTgttttgatgataaaatatACACAATGCACGAACTTACACAGTTAACATGTAAATGCTTTCAAAAGAGAAATTCAAGCACAAATATATATCTTGATTTaatcgaaaattattttaacgtTGAATTGAAAGATGTAAAAGTTCACATAGATTACggaaatcattttgtttttcattttatctatATGTTTCGCACTAACGGATTAAGATTTTCGGAAACATTTCATCATATGACGACttctattcaaaaattattattatgtaaaggTTTATTTGAAGAAgcaattgaaatattaaaagctGTACAAAGTTTTAATACAGAAACTTATGGTGAAAATAATACAATCACGCTTGATACAAGACATAATATCGCAAGCTGTTTGCAAGATaagggaaaatataacgaagctttagaaatttattattctgttgataaaataaaaactgaaattttaggtatcaacgaTCCGtctacaatgacaacaaaacataatatcgcatTCTGTTTAAACAAAATGGGAAAATATAaggaagctttagaaatttatgaGTCTATTGATGAAATGCAAACTAAAATCTTAGGTTTAAACCATCCAtctacaatgacaacaaaacataatatcgcactCTGTTTGGACAATATGGGAAAAtttaacgaagctttagaaatttattattctgttgatataATAGAAACTGAAGTTTTAGGTATCAATCATCCATCTGCAATgataacaaaacataatatcgcaagctgtttaaataaaatgggaaaatataacgaagcgttagaaatttttaattctgttgataaaaaaaaaactaaaattttaggtatcaaccatccgtctACAATGGCAACAAAACATTGTATCGCATTCTGTTTGAACaaaatgggaaaatataacgaagctttagaaatttattattctgttgataaaatacgaactgaaattttaggtatcaaccatccggaTACAATggcaacaaaacataatatcgcacaATGTTTGAacaatatgggaaaatataacgaagctttagaaatttattattctgttgataaaatacaaactgaaattttaggtatcaaccatccgtctacaatgacaacaaaacgTAGTATCGCAATctgtttgaataatttaaaaaaaaagcaagcgagttgtttaattatttga
- the LOC136075194 gene encoding uncharacterized protein LOC136075194 isoform X4, whose product MSGVGKTHIARKYCEISYNFYKNVVWIDAAYAILQTSMRNQCQILGIEVHDSKGDYLNIKVIIEKIHNYYKNEKTLYVFDNVDDESVKNLSMYISRKPNSFTLITSQWRTWSNNVNKMLVDIFSSEEAFAYVKHNTRENSDENIRNLIKELGYHPFAITQALKYINIHKISIEKYIDRYRSTPAEILDNNNFPTEEESKSAIKAINLVLIKLKKNKPFLLKILNCLSHCDGQNISKQFITQISNQIETNDESLIDEAIGLLMSYSLLNCFDDKIYTMHELTQLTCKCFQKRNSSTNIYLDLIENYFNVELKDVKVHIDYGNHFVFHFIYMFRTNGLRFSETFHHMTTSIQKLLLCKGLFEEAIEILKAVQSFNTETYGENNTITLDTRHNIASCLQDKGKYNEALEIYYSVDKIKTEILGINDPSTMTTKHNIAFCLNKMGKYKEALEIYESIDEMQTKILGLNHPSTMTTKHNIALCLDNMGKFNEALEIYYSVDIIETEVLGINHPSAMITKHNIASCLNKMGKYNEALEIFNSVDKKKTKILGINHPSTMATKHCIAFCLNKMGKYNEALEIYYSVDKIRTEILGINHPDTMATKHNIAQCLNNMGKYNEALEIYYSVDKIQTEILGINHPSTMTTKRSIAICLNNLKKKQASCLII is encoded by the coding sequence ATGTCGGGTGTCGGAAAGACACATATCGCCAGAAAATATTGTGAAATATCGTATAACTTCTATAAAAACGTTGTTTGGATTGACGCAGCATATGCGATATTACAAACTTCAATGAGAAACCAATGTCAAATATTAGGTATCGAGGTTCATGATTCGAAAGGagattatttgaatataaaagtgattattgaaaaaattcacaactattataaaaatgaaaaaactttatatgtttttgaCAATGTCGACGATGaaagtgttaaaaatttatcaatgtaCATTTCAAGAAAACCAAATTCATTCACGTTGATTACCTCCCAATGGAGAACGTGGtcaaataatgtaaataaaatgctagttgatattttttcttctgaagAAGCATTCGCGTATGTAAAACATAATACTAGAGAAAACAGCGACGAGAACATAAGAAACTTAATTAAAGAACTTGGTTATCATCCGTTTGCAATTACTCAGgcactaaaatatataaatatacataaaatttcgATAGAAAAATACATAGATCGATATAGATCAACACCAGCAGAAATATTAGACAATAATAACTTTCCGACCGAAGAAGAATCGAAGTCTGCAATAAAAGCAAttaacttagttttaataaaattaaagaaaaataaaccttttctattaaaaatattaaactgtttatcTCATTGCGACGGTCAAAACATCAGTAAACAGTTTATAACACAAATCTCAAATCAAATTGAAACAAACGATGAATCTTTAATAGATGAAGCTATTGGATTACTAATGAGTTATTCTTTACTAAACTgttttgatgataaaatatACACAATGCACGAACTTACACAGTTAACATGTAAATGCTTTCAAAAGAGAAATTCAAGCACAAATATATATCTTGATTTaatcgaaaattattttaacgtTGAATTGAAAGATGTAAAAGTTCACATAGATTACggaaatcattttgtttttcattttatctatATGTTTCGCACTAACGGATTAAGATTTTCGGAAACATTTCATCATATGACGACttctattcaaaaattattattatgtaaaggTTTATTTGAAGAAgcaattgaaatattaaaagctGTACAAAGTTTTAATACAGAAACTTATGGTGAAAATAATACAATCACGCTTGATACAAGACATAATATCGCAAGCTGTTTGCAAGATaagggaaaatataacgaagctttagaaatttattattctgttgataaaataaaaactgaaattttaggtatcaacgaTCCGtctacaatgacaacaaaacataatatcgcatTCTGTTTAAACAAAATGGGAAAATATAaggaagctttagaaatttatgaGTCTATTGATGAAATGCAAACTAAAATCTTAGGTTTAAACCATCCAtctacaatgacaacaaaacataatatcgcactCTGTTTGGACAATATGGGAAAAtttaacgaagctttagaaatttattattctgttgatataATAGAAACTGAAGTTTTAGGTATCAATCATCCATCTGCAATgataacaaaacataatatcgcaagctgtttaaataaaatgggaaaatataacgaagcgttagaaatttttaattctgttgataaaaaaaaaactaaaattttaggtatcaaccatccgtctACAATGGCAACAAAACATTGTATCGCATTCTGTTTGAACaaaatgggaaaatataacgaagctttagaaatttattattctgttgataaaatacgaactgaaattttaggtatcaaccatccggaTACAATggcaacaaaacataatatcgcacaATGTTTGAacaatatgggaaaatataacgaagctttagaaatttattattctgttgataaaatacaaactgaaattttaggtatcaaccatccgtctacaatgacaacaaaacgTAGTATCGCAATctgtttgaataatttaaaaaaaaagcaagcgagttgtttaattatttga